In a single window of the Streptomyces cinnabarinus genome:
- a CDS encoding AAA family ATPase, translated as MTTEGTTARVAPPAPPGEPEPGWWIYRGTAEPHDGIHRLPPPPPWRSFSGEADDDCLLDPPQGTAAPGVRARTRGAAHYQAEREEIHLVNMALLLRRPLLVTGPPGVGKTTLAYSIARELRLGPVLRWSVSSRTTLREGQYEYDAIGRLQDVGLSGRFADTQPRREEAPLAGEAPEPLDVGHYLRLGPLGTALLPWRRPRVLLIDEIDKSDVDFPNDLLHVFEEGEFTVLELARLHQNTASVMTADPGGWAELTHGQVRCHDFPFVVMTSNGEREFPPAFLRRCIRLEIRRPDRAKLARLLAAHLPEPDGPESPARAALIDEFLRRQERDGSELAGDQLLNAVRVAQQVWNDPEERALVVDHLLRPLNEG; from the coding sequence ATGACCACGGAGGGCACCACCGCCCGTGTCGCGCCGCCGGCTCCGCCCGGGGAACCCGAGCCCGGCTGGTGGATCTACCGCGGCACCGCCGAGCCCCATGACGGCATCCACCGCCTGCCACCACCCCCGCCGTGGCGCTCCTTCAGCGGGGAAGCGGACGACGACTGCCTGCTGGACCCGCCGCAGGGCACGGCGGCACCCGGCGTACGCGCCCGCACCCGTGGCGCCGCCCACTACCAGGCGGAGCGGGAGGAGATCCACCTCGTCAACATGGCGCTCCTGCTGCGCCGACCGCTCCTGGTGACCGGCCCCCCGGGCGTGGGCAAGACGACGCTGGCCTACAGCATCGCCAGGGAGCTGCGACTCGGTCCCGTGCTGCGCTGGTCCGTGAGCAGCCGGACCACGCTCAGGGAGGGGCAGTACGAGTACGACGCCATCGGACGCCTTCAGGACGTCGGCCTCAGCGGCCGGTTCGCGGACACGCAACCACGGCGCGAGGAAGCTCCGTTGGCCGGTGAAGCGCCCGAACCGCTCGACGTCGGGCACTACTTGCGCCTCGGCCCCTTGGGTACCGCCCTGCTGCCCTGGCGCCGTCCCCGGGTGCTGCTCATCGACGAGATCGACAAGAGCGACGTCGACTTCCCCAACGACCTCCTCCATGTCTTCGAGGAGGGCGAGTTCACCGTTCTCGAACTCGCCCGACTGCACCAGAACACCGCGTCGGTCATGACCGCCGACCCGGGCGGATGGGCGGAGCTGACGCACGGCCAGGTGCGCTGCCACGACTTCCCCTTCGTGGTGATGACCAGCAACGGCGAACGCGAGTTCCCGCCCGCCTTCCTGCGGCGCTGCATCCGCCTGGAGATCCGCCGCCCGGACCGGGCCAAGCTCGCCCGGCTGCTCGCCGCCCACCTGCCCGAACCCGACGGCCCCGAGTCCCCGGCGCGGGCCGCCCTGATCGACGAGTTCCTGCGCAGGCAGGAGCGGGACGGCTCCGAACTCGCGGGCGACCAGCTCCTCAACGCGGTCCGCGTGGCACAACAGGTCTGGAACGACCCGGAGGAACGCGCACTCGTCGTCGATCACCTCCTGCGCCCCCTCAACGAAGGCTGA
- a CDS encoding effector-associated domain 2-containing protein, which produces MKTRTGVSGDSGPWEEPSGWSAYDMERLSASLAAFSDLDDPHFFRQVCSMTGRRLGRFTVQYHADPRSQILALVETIDRFQERGRALRALADTLRWLRGEEAAMTELEALVAELAPEGRLSGTRLQTIVECLDAMRTTVSLVVAHDALRRALLPGEPSGLRGTEDVCSMVRRLNDAKEPATGAGTREPLVLRFLAELAASVPKEAAEILRSHLLLAAHDLDLPSPVRDALLGRPDAAAAHVERRVLQIRLDELAPGSQQYTVEAALFDWTEDGLCQLFRRECDRVYTVRELQQCGRTCLVDWEDLVIGLDAADHAHAEFLLPWSLLAHPVERWLTDDQGYLLGHKYPVIVRSLDRIRRRSWHRDWRRRWTVLRGSGAPCEPQGLLGWLALDAAATLEEHGEVLYLRGRDGEVRAWLDDHPDSAGIALAFPYDHGDPRGALALQEAVCEGVPFMVWRRDEGDPAELAARLHEPARDRFADLPTRMRQWRRGVPRDDETDMHNHLTLFWDDPDCVQREGPLSVPGRTRESQT; this is translated from the coding sequence GTGAAGACGCGCACGGGAGTCTCCGGAGACAGCGGCCCCTGGGAGGAGCCGTCCGGCTGGAGCGCGTATGACATGGAACGGCTGAGCGCGAGCCTGGCGGCCTTCTCCGATCTGGACGACCCCCACTTCTTCCGCCAGGTCTGCTCCATGACGGGCCGACGGCTGGGGCGGTTCACGGTGCAGTATCACGCCGATCCACGCAGCCAGATCCTCGCACTGGTCGAGACGATCGACCGGTTCCAGGAGCGGGGCAGGGCGCTGCGGGCACTCGCCGACACCCTGCGCTGGCTCCGGGGTGAGGAGGCCGCCATGACGGAACTGGAGGCCCTCGTAGCGGAGTTGGCGCCAGAGGGCCGTCTGTCGGGCACCCGGCTCCAGACGATCGTCGAGTGCCTCGACGCGATGCGGACCACGGTGTCGCTCGTCGTGGCGCACGACGCGCTGCGCAGGGCCCTGCTGCCGGGCGAGCCCTCGGGCCTGCGGGGTACCGAGGACGTCTGCTCCATGGTGCGCAGGCTGAACGACGCCAAGGAGCCCGCGACCGGGGCCGGCACGCGGGAGCCGCTCGTTCTGCGCTTCCTGGCCGAACTGGCCGCCTCCGTGCCCAAGGAGGCGGCGGAGATCCTGCGCAGCCACCTGCTGCTCGCGGCCCATGACCTGGACCTCCCCTCGCCCGTCCGCGACGCGCTCCTGGGCCGCCCCGACGCCGCGGCGGCGCACGTGGAACGCCGCGTGCTGCAGATCCGCCTCGACGAACTGGCGCCCGGCTCACAGCAGTACACGGTGGAGGCGGCCCTGTTCGACTGGACGGAGGACGGCCTCTGCCAGCTCTTCAGACGGGAGTGCGATCGGGTCTACACCGTGCGCGAACTCCAGCAGTGCGGCAGGACCTGTCTGGTCGACTGGGAGGACCTGGTCATCGGACTGGACGCGGCGGACCACGCGCACGCGGAGTTCCTGCTGCCGTGGTCACTGCTCGCCCACCCCGTCGAGCGCTGGCTGACCGACGACCAGGGCTATCTGCTCGGCCACAAGTACCCGGTGATCGTGCGCTCATTGGACCGCATACGACGACGCTCATGGCACCGCGACTGGAGACGCCGGTGGACCGTGCTCCGGGGATCCGGGGCGCCGTGCGAACCCCAGGGCCTGCTCGGCTGGCTGGCCCTGGACGCCGCCGCGACCCTGGAGGAGCACGGGGAGGTGCTGTACCTGCGGGGACGCGACGGCGAGGTGCGGGCCTGGCTCGACGACCACCCGGACAGCGCGGGCATCGCCCTTGCCTTCCCCTACGACCACGGCGACCCCCGGGGTGCGCTCGCGCTCCAGGAGGCCGTGTGCGAGGGCGTGCCGTTCATGGTGTGGCGGCGTGACGAAGGCGACCCCGCCGAACTCGCCGCACGGCTGCACGAGCCCGCACGGGACCGGTTCGCCGATCTGCCCACCCGTATGCGGCAGTGGCGGCGCGGCGTCCCCCGTGACGACGAGACGGACATGCACAACCACCTGACGCTGTTCTGGGACGACCCGGACTGCGTCCAGCGGGAGGGCCCGCTGAGCGTGCCCGGACGGACGAGGGAGTCACAGACATGA
- a CDS encoding alpha/beta fold hydrolase — MGEAWLGVVLVHGFNSAATMWEPLRRLIGSDDDLAFVDTLPFAYATGLWAVDPRRRLPGIDTIADSLKEFLDTEAGPYRRLLLISHSQGGLVVQRHLARMTAEGRGADLRRIDRVVMLACPNNGSEIALSLRRPLLRGNLQERELRPLHERVAETQRAVLRDIVHAREVTERTCPIPFSVYAGESDNIVTPASARGTFPDAAVLPGDHPGIARPDSRDHRTYTTLKRLILLASPDAGRPDLRPSQDLRPFPDTFAVVALAERIPDMDDPAFRRTVVSQMRRSLAPDSGFSAAYKEHPRDHLVEIVERCRSHRDARRALLTFRDVITALRPDEAATAELRALIGEHR, encoded by the coding sequence TTGGGGGAAGCCTGGCTGGGAGTCGTGCTCGTGCACGGGTTCAACTCCGCCGCGACCATGTGGGAGCCGCTGCGCCGGCTGATCGGCTCGGACGACGACCTCGCCTTCGTCGACACCCTGCCCTTCGCCTACGCCACCGGCCTGTGGGCCGTGGACCCGCGTCGCCGCTTACCCGGCATCGACACGATCGCGGACAGTCTCAAGGAGTTCCTCGACACCGAGGCGGGCCCGTACCGCCGCCTGCTGCTGATCTCGCACAGCCAGGGCGGCCTCGTCGTGCAGCGGCACCTGGCCCGGATGACGGCCGAAGGGCGCGGCGCCGATCTGCGCCGTATCGACCGCGTAGTGATGCTGGCCTGCCCGAACAACGGTTCGGAGATCGCCCTGTCGCTGCGCCGCCCGCTGTTACGGGGCAACCTGCAGGAGCGTGAACTGCGCCCGCTGCACGAGCGGGTGGCCGAGACCCAGCGCGCCGTCCTGCGCGACATCGTCCACGCGCGCGAGGTGACCGAGCGCACCTGCCCGATTCCCTTCTCGGTGTACGCGGGGGAGAGCGACAACATCGTCACCCCGGCCTCCGCGCGCGGCACCTTTCCCGACGCCGCCGTCCTCCCGGGCGACCATCCCGGCATCGCCCGCCCCGACAGCCGTGACCATCGCACGTACACCACGCTGAAACGCCTGATCCTGCTCGCGTCTCCCGACGCCGGGCGGCCGGACCTGCGCCCTTCTCAGGATCTGCGCCCCTTCCCGGACACCTTCGCCGTCGTCGCCCTCGCCGAGCGGATCCCGGACATGGACGACCCCGCCTTCCGCCGCACGGTCGTCAGCCAGATGCGGCGTTCCCTCGCGCCCGACAGCGGCTTCTCGGCCGCGTACAAGGAGCACCCGCGAGACCACCTGGTGGAGATCGTCGAGCGCTGCCGTTCGCACCGCGACGCCCGCCGCGCCCTGCTGACTTTCCGGGACGTGATCACCGCGCTGCGCCCCGACGAGGCCGCCACCGCCGAACTGCGCGCGCTCATCGGCGAGCACCGGTGA
- a CDS encoding helix-turn-helix domain-containing protein has protein sequence MTDLDIAEVSRRAGLPASTLRYYEERGLIASSGRRGLRRQYDPGVLQRLALIALGRSAGFSLDEIARTFAPDGPPDIDRGMLAAKADELEARIKELGVLRDSLRHAAACPAPSHMECPTFRRILRAAGAGESRTWADGPG, from the coding sequence ATGACGGACCTGGACATCGCCGAAGTGTCACGCCGCGCCGGGCTGCCCGCCTCGACCCTGCGGTACTACGAGGAGAGGGGGCTGATCGCCTCTTCCGGCAGGCGTGGCCTGCGCCGCCAGTACGACCCCGGGGTGCTCCAGCGTCTGGCGCTGATCGCCCTGGGGCGCTCCGCCGGGTTCTCCCTCGACGAGATCGCCCGTACGTTCGCCCCTGACGGGCCGCCGGACATCGACCGCGGGATGCTCGCCGCCAAGGCGGACGAACTGGAGGCGAGAATCAAGGAGTTGGGCGTCCTGCGCGACTCCCTCCGGCACGCCGCCGCCTGCCCGGCGCCGAGCCACATGGAGTGCCCCACGTTCCGTCGCATCCTCCGGGCCGCCGGGGCGGGCGAATCCCGTACGTGGGCCGACGGACCTGGGTAG
- a CDS encoding class I SAM-dependent methyltransferase: MTHSTDDSQAARWNGRTGHIWVEEQALLDGLLRPLEELLVEAVPAGHEGRVLDVGCGTGGTTVALARRLGPAGRCVGVDISEPMIAAARARAEREGVPASFVRADAGGYAFETAAFDTVVSRLGVMFFDDSVRAFANLRRAAEDGARLRVVVWRGAEENPFMTTAERAAAPLLPELPARRPDGPGQFAFADPALVRDVLTPGGWADVDIQPFEVDCTLPTADLVRYFTRLGPLGQLLPDVDERTRERIVTTVRAAFEPFVHGTEVRFTAACWVVGAQAR; encoded by the coding sequence ATGACGCACAGCACCGATGACAGCCAGGCGGCCCGCTGGAACGGTCGGACCGGACACATCTGGGTGGAGGAACAGGCGTTGCTGGACGGGCTGCTCCGGCCCCTGGAGGAGCTGCTCGTGGAGGCGGTGCCCGCGGGGCACGAGGGTCGTGTCCTCGATGTCGGCTGCGGCACCGGGGGCACCACGGTGGCGCTCGCCCGGCGCCTCGGTCCGGCGGGGCGCTGTGTCGGCGTCGACATCTCCGAGCCGATGATCGCGGCCGCGCGGGCCCGCGCCGAGCGGGAGGGGGTTCCGGCGTCCTTCGTCCGGGCCGACGCCGGGGGGTACGCCTTCGAGACGGCCGCCTTCGACACCGTCGTCTCGCGCCTCGGCGTGATGTTCTTCGACGACTCCGTGCGCGCCTTCGCCAACCTCCGGCGCGCGGCCGAGGACGGCGCCCGGCTCCGGGTCGTCGTCTGGCGTGGCGCGGAGGAGAACCCGTTCATGACGACGGCCGAACGCGCCGCGGCCCCGCTGCTCCCCGAGCTGCCCGCCCGTCGGCCGGACGGACCGGGACAGTTCGCGTTCGCGGACCCGGCCCTGGTCCGGGACGTGCTCACGCCCGGCGGGTGGGCCGACGTGGACATCCAGCCGTTCGAGGTGGACTGCACCCTGCCCACCGCGGATCTGGTCCGCTACTTCACCCGGCTCGGTCCGCTCGGCCAGCTCCTTCCGGACGTGGACGAGCGGACCCGGGAGCGGATCGTGACGACGGTCCGCGCCGCCTTCGAGCCGTTCGTGCACGGCACGGAAGTCCGTTTCACCGCCGCCTGTTGGGTGGTCGGCGCCCAGGCACGCTGA
- a CDS encoding expansin EXLX1 family cellulose-binding protein, with protein sequence MHRRWLWISAAAALIVASLTLVLLSDGQADADRAATTPTATVNVPDTTPSPSPRTTGPTAKPSPSRKPSPSATTAKPRPSATRTPQKASATGALAGRIRPGVSYRGLATFYDSDGTGACMYDASKDVMTAAMNHTDYETAKACGAYVTVRAADGASVTVRVTNECPECAPGHIDLSAEAFARLAAPSAGQIPVTWELASPADVGTLSVRYKTGSSSYWCAIQVIGHRNPVARLEVGTGGGWRQLPRAEYNYFLAEDGGGCGGPIRITDIHGQRLTVEGIGIRANVVQPTRVQFPGPA encoded by the coding sequence GTGCACAGACGGTGGCTGTGGATATCGGCGGCCGCGGCGCTCATCGTGGCCTCCCTGACCCTGGTACTGCTCTCCGACGGGCAGGCCGACGCGGACCGGGCCGCGACCACGCCCACCGCCACGGTGAACGTGCCGGACACGACGCCGAGTCCGTCACCCCGTACGACCGGCCCGACGGCGAAACCGTCCCCTTCGCGCAAGCCGTCCCCCTCCGCGACCACCGCCAAGCCGAGGCCTTCGGCGACCCGCACGCCTCAAAAGGCCTCGGCCACGGGGGCGTTGGCCGGGCGGATACGGCCCGGCGTCAGCTACCGGGGCCTCGCCACCTTCTACGACTCCGACGGCACGGGCGCCTGCATGTACGACGCGAGCAAAGACGTCATGACCGCCGCGATGAACCACACCGACTACGAGACGGCCAAGGCCTGCGGGGCGTACGTGACCGTCCGCGCGGCCGACGGGGCCTCCGTCACGGTTCGGGTCACCAACGAGTGCCCCGAGTGCGCGCCCGGCCATATCGACCTCAGCGCCGAGGCCTTCGCCCGTCTCGCCGCGCCCTCGGCCGGACAGATCCCGGTCACCTGGGAGCTGGCGAGCCCGGCCGACGTGGGCACGCTGTCCGTCCGGTACAAGACGGGGTCCAGCAGTTACTGGTGCGCGATCCAGGTGATCGGCCACCGCAACCCGGTGGCGCGGCTGGAGGTCGGCACCGGCGGCGGCTGGCGTCAGTTGCCGCGCGCCGAGTACAACTACTTCCTCGCCGAGGACGGGGGCGGGTGCGGCGGCCCGATCAGGATCACCGACATCCACGGGCAACGGCTCACCGTCGAGGGGATCGGGATCAGGGCGAACGTCGTGCAGCCCACCCGGGTCCAGTTCCCCGGGCCCGCGTAG
- a CDS encoding ArsR/SmtB family transcription factor, whose translation MPVVIVLEGAAPDRLTVAVSPLAELAASLHVLTEHTHHTEHAPWAEEITRAAPAAFRAGLRRFAPLWTALRWRGFYPGLNTPLARLPMDRFAELTAYACVSGYRGFDFGRLPHDPAQAAALRRAASALPAPHPALAEDLLRDPERLRDDLLAFLDLCRSVYFADLWAATEPFLTRAAHLVRQRLADEGAEAALLSLSPSSARPDGPSRVVFDKVHHAVISPARTPLLLIPTRYGAPHLLVKDEPGLPPVVHFPVDAPEIGVTLARSRMLALTDPRRVRLCRLIARQAMTTADLADRLSMTRPQVSRHLRALRDLGLVRVERNGRYVHYGLDTAAVERIGRDVVTALQY comes from the coding sequence ATGCCGGTCGTGATCGTCCTGGAAGGGGCCGCCCCCGACCGCCTCACCGTCGCCGTGTCCCCGCTCGCCGAACTCGCCGCGAGCCTGCACGTCCTGACCGAACACACCCACCACACCGAACACGCCCCCTGGGCCGAGGAGATCACCCGCGCCGCCCCCGCCGCGTTCCGGGCCGGGCTGCGCCGGTTTGCCCCGCTGTGGACCGCGCTGCGCTGGCGCGGGTTCTACCCGGGGCTGAACACGCCCCTGGCGCGGCTGCCCATGGACCGGTTCGCCGAACTCACCGCCTACGCCTGCGTCAGCGGCTACCGGGGCTTCGACTTCGGCCGGCTGCCGCACGACCCGGCGCAGGCCGCCGCCCTGCGCCGGGCGGCCTCCGCCCTGCCCGCACCGCACCCGGCGCTCGCGGAGGACCTGCTGCGCGACCCCGAGCGGCTGCGCGACGACCTCCTCGCCTTCCTCGACCTGTGCCGGAGCGTCTACTTCGCCGACCTGTGGGCGGCGACCGAACCCTTCCTCACCCGCGCCGCCCACCTGGTCAGACAACGGCTCGCGGACGAGGGCGCCGAGGCCGCGCTGCTCTCGCTCAGCCCGTCCAGCGCCCGCCCCGACGGTCCGTCGCGGGTCGTCTTCGACAAGGTGCACCACGCGGTGATCAGTCCGGCCCGCACCCCGCTCCTGCTCATCCCCACCCGCTACGGCGCCCCGCATCTGCTGGTCAAGGACGAACCGGGGCTGCCGCCGGTCGTCCACTTCCCGGTGGACGCCCCCGAGATCGGCGTCACCCTGGCCCGCAGCCGCATGCTGGCGCTCACCGATCCGCGCCGCGTGCGGCTGTGCCGGCTCATCGCCCGGCAGGCCATGACCACGGCCGACCTCGCCGACCGGCTGTCGATGACCCGCCCCCAGGTCTCCCGCCATCTGCGGGCCCTGCGCGACCTCGGCCTGGTCCGCGTGGAGCGCAATGGCCGGTACGTGCACTATGGCCTCGACACCGCTGCCGTCGAGCGGATCGGGCGGGACGTGGTGACGGCCCTCCAGTACTGA
- a CDS encoding amidohydrolase, which produces MTRTELPTLHALAVELGALRTRMEAVSLDVHARPELKFAEHHAHQVLTRWLAEAGFAVTDQVRGMDTAFVAVHEGMRPGPYVALLAEYDALPGVGHGCGHNLIAAGAVAAALAVVRALPAHPGTVAVIGTPGEEMGGAGKVRLAEAGVFEGVDAALMFHPSDRSVTTQRALAAAHLRIDFTGVSAHAAKSPWDGRSALAAAQLFLNALDSLRQFVPPTARLHGIVADGGQAPNVVPAHAAVELYVRDRTTAAAEALVERVRAAAEGAALATGTAVAVSETGPMYAERRDSAVLAERFGRAVRELGLDIAPGEPDEPAGSSDIGNLSQLLPVIHPYIRIAPPGTPAHSEAMREAAAGPFAHDRTEIAATGLARVAAELLLDGGLLAAARAEFAAGRAPA; this is translated from the coding sequence ATGACCCGCACCGAGCTGCCCACGTTGCACGCGCTGGCCGTCGAACTCGGCGCGCTGCGGACCCGGATGGAGGCCGTGAGCCTCGACGTCCACGCCCGACCGGAGCTGAAGTTCGCCGAGCACCACGCCCACCAGGTCCTGACGCGATGGCTCGCGGAAGCCGGATTCGCGGTGACGGACCAAGTCCGGGGGATGGACACCGCGTTCGTCGCCGTACACGAAGGCATGCGACCGGGGCCGTATGTCGCCCTGCTCGCCGAGTACGACGCCCTGCCCGGGGTCGGGCACGGCTGCGGGCACAACCTCATCGCCGCCGGAGCCGTCGCGGCCGCGCTGGCCGTCGTACGGGCGCTGCCCGCGCATCCCGGCACTGTCGCCGTCATCGGCACACCCGGTGAGGAGATGGGCGGCGCCGGGAAGGTGCGGCTGGCCGAGGCAGGGGTGTTCGAGGGCGTGGACGCGGCCCTGATGTTCCATCCGAGCGACCGGTCCGTCACCACGCAGCGCGCGCTCGCCGCCGCGCATCTGCGGATCGACTTCACCGGAGTCAGCGCGCACGCCGCGAAGTCGCCCTGGGACGGCCGCAGCGCCCTCGCCGCCGCCCAGCTCTTCCTCAACGCCCTCGACTCGCTACGGCAGTTCGTCCCGCCCACCGCCCGGCTGCACGGCATCGTCGCGGACGGCGGACAGGCGCCCAACGTCGTACCGGCCCATGCGGCGGTCGAGTTGTACGTACGGGACCGTACGACCGCCGCCGCCGAGGCGCTGGTCGAGCGGGTCCGCGCGGCAGCCGAGGGCGCGGCCCTGGCCACCGGTACGGCCGTGGCCGTGTCGGAGACCGGGCCGATGTACGCCGAGCGCCGGGACAGCGCGGTGCTCGCCGAGCGGTTCGGGCGGGCCGTGCGCGAACTGGGGCTGGACATCGCCCCCGGGGAGCCGGACGAGCCCGCGGGCTCCTCCGACATCGGCAACCTCTCCCAGCTCCTGCCGGTGATCCATCCGTACATCCGGATCGCCCCACCCGGCACGCCCGCCCACTCCGAGGCGATGCGCGAGGCGGCGGCCGGACCCTTCGCCCACGACCGCACCGAGATCGCGGCGACCGGGCTGGCCCGGGTGGCCGCCGAACTCCTCCTGGACGGCGGCCTGTTGGCGGCCGCGCGGGCGGAGTTCGCCGCGGGCCGGGCGCCGGCGTGA
- a CDS encoding GNAT family N-acetyltransferase has protein sequence MLRGSKVGLRARHQDDIPVLRAELHDDVANHARVQAVPWRPITPDAEAAPFKVDDTEEGHIPFSVVELDGGTLIGAATLWGIDDHNRLAHIGLSLLPSARGKGYGTDVVAVLCHYGFVVRGLRRMSIETLADNAAMLRAAERNGFVREGVLRSSAWVMGEFLDEVLLGLLVHEWKADRP, from the coding sequence ATGCTTAGGGGTAGCAAGGTCGGGCTCAGGGCCCGGCATCAGGACGACATCCCGGTCCTGCGGGCCGAACTCCACGACGACGTGGCCAATCACGCGCGGGTCCAGGCCGTACCGTGGCGGCCGATCACGCCCGACGCGGAGGCCGCGCCGTTCAAGGTGGACGACACGGAGGAGGGGCACATCCCCTTCTCCGTGGTGGAGTTGGACGGCGGCACGCTGATCGGTGCCGCGACGCTGTGGGGCATCGACGACCACAACCGGTTGGCACACATCGGGCTGAGTCTGCTGCCGTCCGCGCGCGGCAAGGGCTACGGCACCGACGTGGTCGCGGTGTTGTGCCACTACGGCTTCGTGGTGCGCGGACTGCGGCGAATGTCGATCGAGACGCTCGCGGACAACGCCGCGATGCTCCGCGCCGCCGAGCGCAACGGCTTCGTCCGCGAGGGCGTGCTGCGCTCCTCGGCCTGGGTGATGGGCGAGTTCCTCGACGAGGTGCTGCTCGGCCTCCTCGTGCACGAGTGGAAGGCGGACCGGCCCTAG